One Luteibacter sp. 9135 DNA segment encodes these proteins:
- a CDS encoding D-alanyl-D-alanine carboxypeptidase family protein: protein MKLLPRSLLAFAAAALVAGVAAQQPPRPTAVPRPAVPEAPVPPPPEVEGKSWVLMDYNTGQIIASKDMDVQLEPASITKIMTDYVVSAELGNGKIHMTDPVTISENAWRGGGASTDGSTSFLKLNSQVPLKDLLFGMIIQSGNDAAIALAEHTAGSEPAFANLMNAYAKQIGMTHSQFQNASGYPVANHYTTAHDIAILSRALIHDFPEDYAISAVKEFEWNGIKQHNRNLLLWRDNTVDGIKTGHTAAAGYCLAASAKQGDARMIAIIMGANSEKGRADAALALLNYGFRFYESHKLYEANKPLATPKLWKGAENTVPLGLTEDALVSVKRGDYDKLKANLDIPTTLIAPFKKGQQVGTLRVTLDGQPVLTAPLVALNDAPEGGFFSRLWDTIMLWFHSDGDKK from the coding sequence ATGAAGCTCCTGCCCCGCTCCCTCCTCGCTTTCGCCGCCGCCGCGCTCGTCGCCGGCGTCGCTGCGCAGCAGCCCCCCCGTCCGACCGCCGTGCCCCGCCCGGCGGTGCCCGAGGCGCCGGTGCCGCCGCCGCCGGAAGTCGAGGGCAAGAGCTGGGTGCTCATGGACTACAACACGGGTCAGATCATCGCATCCAAGGACATGGACGTGCAGCTCGAACCGGCGTCCATCACCAAGATCATGACGGATTACGTGGTCTCGGCCGAACTCGGTAACGGCAAGATCCACATGACCGATCCGGTCACCATCAGCGAGAACGCCTGGCGTGGCGGCGGTGCCAGCACCGACGGCTCCACCAGCTTCCTCAAGCTCAACAGCCAGGTGCCGCTGAAAGACCTGCTCTTCGGCATGATCATCCAGTCGGGCAACGATGCCGCCATCGCGCTGGCCGAGCACACCGCTGGCTCCGAGCCGGCGTTCGCCAACCTGATGAACGCCTATGCCAAGCAGATCGGCATGACGCATTCGCAGTTCCAGAACGCCTCCGGCTACCCGGTGGCCAACCACTACACGACCGCGCACGACATCGCCATCCTCTCGCGCGCCCTGATCCACGACTTCCCCGAGGACTACGCGATCTCGGCCGTGAAGGAGTTCGAGTGGAACGGCATCAAGCAGCACAACCGTAACCTGCTGCTGTGGCGCGACAACACGGTGGACGGCATCAAGACCGGCCATACCGCCGCCGCCGGCTATTGCCTGGCCGCCTCGGCCAAGCAGGGCGACGCCCGCATGATCGCCATCATCATGGGCGCCAACAGTGAGAAGGGTCGTGCGGACGCCGCGCTGGCGCTGCTCAACTACGGCTTCCGCTTCTACGAAAGCCACAAGCTGTACGAGGCCAACAAGCCGCTGGCCACGCCCAAGCTGTGGAAGGGCGCCGAGAACACCGTGCCGCTGGGCCTCACGGAAGACGCTCTGGTCTCGGTCAAGCGCGGCGACTACGACAAGCTCAAGGCCAACCTCGACATCCCCACCACGCTGATCGCCCCGTTCAAGAAGGGCCAGCAGGTCGGCACGCTGCGCGTGACGCTGGATGGCCAGCCGGTGCTCACGGCGCCGCTGGTGGCCCTGAACGACGCGCCCGAAGGCGGCTTCTTCTCCCGCCTGTGGGACACCATCATGCTGTGGTTCCACAGCGACGGCGACAAGAAGTAA
- a CDS encoding DUF493 family protein, whose protein sequence is MREIDFSDAQKDGKGFQFPGEFEITAIGNAAASLDKHVPALLHGIGLEVLHETLSTKLTPAGNYQSVTVSFVAPSREKYLEAHSTLRADENIRFTM, encoded by the coding sequence ATGCGCGAGATCGACTTCAGCGACGCACAGAAGGACGGCAAGGGCTTCCAGTTCCCGGGCGAGTTCGAGATCACGGCGATCGGCAATGCCGCCGCCAGTCTCGACAAGCACGTGCCTGCACTGTTGCACGGCATCGGCCTGGAAGTGCTCCACGAGACCCTGTCCACCAAGCTCACCCCCGCCGGTAACTACCAGTCGGTCACGGTGAGCTTCGTCGCCCCCAGCCGTGAGAAATACCTCGAGGCCCACAGCACGCTGCGTGCGGACGAGAACATCCGTTTCACGATGTAA
- the lipB gene encoding lipoyl(octanoyl) transferase LipB, with the protein MTLPLNVRRLGRVPYESTWKAMSAFTDNRTDDTVDELWLLEHDPVFTLGQAGKEEHVLAAGDIPVVRVDRGGQVTYHGPGQIVAYPMIDLRRVGVGVRELVCRIEQAIIDTLGEWNIGAERQEGAPGVYVAGAKVAALGLRIRRGCSFHGLAFNVDMDLAPYHRINPCGYKGLEVTQVLDLGGPSRLVDVEDVLVQEFCKQFGFSAVAADPTLPELPARVAV; encoded by the coding sequence ATGACCCTCCCCCTCAACGTCCGCCGGCTGGGGCGTGTTCCCTACGAATCCACCTGGAAGGCCATGAGCGCCTTCACCGACAACCGCACGGACGACACGGTCGACGAGCTGTGGCTGCTGGAGCACGATCCCGTGTTCACGTTGGGCCAGGCCGGCAAGGAAGAGCATGTGCTGGCCGCGGGGGATATCCCGGTGGTGCGCGTGGATCGCGGTGGCCAGGTCACCTACCACGGCCCGGGCCAGATCGTGGCCTACCCCATGATCGATCTGCGGCGGGTGGGCGTGGGCGTCCGAGAGCTGGTCTGCCGCATCGAGCAGGCCATCATCGATACCCTGGGCGAGTGGAACATCGGGGCGGAACGGCAGGAGGGCGCCCCTGGGGTCTACGTCGCCGGGGCCAAGGTCGCGGCGCTGGGCCTGCGCATCCGACGCGGGTGCAGCTTCCACGGCCTGGCCTTCAACGTGGACATGGATCTGGCCCCCTACCACCGCATCAATCCCTGCGGGTACAAGGGTTTGGAAGTCACCCAGGTGTTAGACTTGGGCGGTCCGTCGCGGTTGGTGGACGTGGAAGACGTCCTGGTACAGGAATTCTGTAAGCAGTTCGGCTTCTCCGCCGTCGCCGCCGATCCTACCCTTCCCGAACTCCCCGCCCGCGTCGCGGTCTGA
- the lipA gene encoding lipoyl synthase: protein MSQTSSPSPRSIPIAVVDKPGEKMLGNDKIALNRAGFDTNVPTLRKPGWIRVRLPQGNAVQELKARLRENSLVTVCEEASCPNIHECFSKGTATFMILGEVCTRRCSFCDVAHGRPQPPDPLEPARLAETIRDMRLKYVVITSVDRDDLRDGGAEHFASCIRAVRHASPNIRIEILTPDFRGKGRMERALEVMKDFPPDVFNHNLETVPHLYREVRPGADYQWSLDLLKRFKAQHPEVPTKSGIMLGLGETMDQVLETMRDLRNHDVDMITIGQYLQPTAHHHPVVRYWTPDEFDALRVAGEAMGFGHVASGPLVRSSYHADLMAHAAGVVE, encoded by the coding sequence ATGAGCCAAACCTCTTCCCCTTCCCCACGCAGCATCCCCATCGCCGTCGTCGACAAGCCCGGCGAGAAGATGCTCGGCAACGACAAGATCGCGCTCAACCGCGCGGGCTTCGACACGAACGTGCCCACGCTGCGCAAGCCGGGCTGGATTCGCGTCCGCCTGCCGCAGGGCAATGCCGTGCAGGAACTGAAGGCGCGCCTGCGCGAGAACTCGCTGGTCACGGTGTGCGAGGAAGCCTCCTGCCCGAACATCCACGAGTGCTTCTCCAAGGGCACGGCCACCTTCATGATCCTGGGCGAGGTCTGCACGCGGCGCTGCTCGTTCTGCGACGTGGCCCATGGCCGCCCGCAGCCGCCCGACCCGCTGGAGCCGGCCCGCCTGGCCGAGACCATCCGCGACATGCGGCTGAAGTACGTGGTGATCACCTCGGTCGACCGCGACGACCTGCGCGACGGCGGTGCCGAGCACTTCGCCTCCTGCATCCGTGCCGTGCGCCACGCCAGCCCAAACATCCGCATCGAGATCCTCACCCCGGATTTCCGCGGCAAGGGCCGGATGGAGCGCGCGCTGGAGGTCATGAAGGATTTCCCGCCGGATGTCTTCAACCACAACCTGGAGACGGTGCCCCACCTCTACCGCGAGGTCCGGCCCGGCGCCGACTACCAGTGGTCGCTGGACCTGCTCAAGCGGTTCAAGGCGCAGCACCCGGAGGTCCCGACCAAGTCCGGCATCATGCTGGGCCTGGGCGAGACCATGGACCAGGTGCTGGAGACCATGCGCGATCTACGCAACCATGACGTCGACATGATCACCATCGGCCAATACCTGCAGCCGACGGCGCATCACCACCCGGTGGTCCGTTACTGGACGCCGGACGAGTTCGATGCACTGCGCGTGGCGGGTGAGGCGATGGGCTTCGGCCATGTCGCTTCGGGCCCGTTAGTGCGATCCTCCTACCATGCCGACCTCATGGCTCATGCCGCGGGTGTCGTCGAATAA
- a CDS encoding carboxy terminal-processing peptidase — protein MILRPAFALLLALSATGIHAQNAKPQPDTAPATKSAAPQPKDASEAATSPEPQRKESTLPLKPTPAEAQASQLSARFLTRFHYQAQPLDDAMSAKIYKAYIESLDSEKVFFTQEDLARFEPMKTQLDDAIWNQDLTAPFSVFNLYITRAVDRMNYARGLLAKGFDFSGNESFNFDRKKATAPKNQAELDDVWRKRTMNDWLRLKLAGKTDDDIRKTLDKRYATYISRVRQLDNEDATQAFMTAYANSTDPHTDYLGPRAADAFDIAMRLSLEGIGAVLQARDDYTTIRELVPGGPAFKSGKMKAGDRIVAIGQGETGPMVDVVGWRQDDVVKLIRGKKDTTVRIEVLPADAGVDGKHDIVTLVRKKVTMEEQAAKSKVVEVKDGDVTRKIGVIDLPTFYQDFGARRNGDTNFKSATRDVSKLLTELKAQKVDGVIMDLRNNGGGSLSEATELTGLFIDTGPVVQVRDARGQIDAQGDDAPGMAWDGPMAVMVNRGSASASEIFAAAIQDYGRGVIIGEPTFGKGTVQNLVDLDRFGKAQTGEDAKYGELKMTIAEFIRINGDSTQLRGVTPDVQFPQNGDAKEFGESTYDNALPWRHIDPADYKPVADLKPIFGPLNQKHDARVATSPAWKLMLDEMAQYKKLRDKTDISLNFAARQAERKQYEAMQADFRNRRKAIFGGDGSASDASDDSTGDDGLNANERSLKSEIKQEADAKKAKDTPLDEAAHIVSDEVAMIKADPKVAAEVLPYGGRKIDAPQTAQVPHKAVAPAAGTPAGTPTP, from the coding sequence ATGATCCTTCGTCCCGCGTTCGCCCTCCTGCTCGCCCTTTCGGCGACAGGTATCCACGCTCAGAACGCCAAACCGCAGCCGGACACCGCGCCCGCGACCAAATCGGCCGCTCCCCAGCCGAAGGATGCCTCGGAAGCTGCGACCTCGCCCGAGCCGCAGCGCAAGGAATCCACCCTGCCGCTGAAGCCGACCCCGGCCGAAGCCCAGGCATCGCAGCTGTCCGCGCGGTTCCTCACGCGTTTCCATTACCAGGCCCAGCCCCTGGACGACGCCATGTCGGCAAAGATCTACAAGGCCTACATCGAGTCGCTGGACAGCGAGAAGGTCTTCTTCACCCAGGAAGACCTGGCCAGGTTCGAGCCGATGAAAACCCAGCTCGACGACGCGATCTGGAACCAGGACCTGACCGCCCCGTTCTCGGTGTTCAACCTGTACATCACCCGGGCTGTGGACCGCATGAACTACGCGCGCGGGCTTCTGGCCAAGGGCTTCGATTTCAGCGGTAACGAAAGCTTCAACTTCGACCGCAAGAAGGCCACCGCCCCGAAGAACCAGGCCGAGCTGGACGACGTGTGGCGCAAGCGCACCATGAACGACTGGCTGCGCCTGAAGCTGGCAGGCAAGACGGACGACGACATCCGCAAGACGCTGGACAAGCGCTACGCCACCTATATCTCGCGCGTGCGCCAGCTGGACAATGAAGACGCCACCCAGGCCTTCATGACGGCCTACGCTAATTCCACCGACCCGCACACCGATTACCTCGGCCCCCGCGCCGCGGACGCCTTCGACATCGCCATGCGCCTGTCGCTCGAGGGCATCGGCGCCGTGCTGCAGGCGCGCGACGACTACACCACCATCCGCGAGCTGGTGCCCGGCGGCCCCGCGTTCAAATCCGGCAAGATGAAGGCCGGCGACCGCATCGTGGCCATCGGCCAGGGCGAGACCGGCCCGATGGTCGACGTGGTCGGCTGGCGCCAGGACGACGTGGTCAAGCTGATCCGCGGCAAGAAGGACACCACGGTTCGCATCGAGGTACTGCCCGCCGATGCCGGCGTGGACGGCAAGCACGACATCGTCACCCTGGTCCGCAAGAAGGTGACGATGGAAGAGCAGGCCGCCAAGTCCAAGGTCGTCGAGGTCAAGGACGGTGACGTCACCCGCAAGATCGGCGTGATCGACCTGCCCACGTTCTACCAGGACTTCGGCGCCCGCCGTAACGGCGACACCAACTTCAAGAGCGCCACCCGCGACGTTTCCAAGCTGCTCACCGAGCTGAAGGCGCAGAAGGTCGACGGCGTCATCATGGACCTGCGCAACAACGGCGGCGGCTCGCTGTCGGAAGCCACCGAGCTCACCGGCCTGTTCATCGACACCGGCCCCGTGGTGCAGGTGCGCGATGCACGCGGCCAGATCGACGCGCAGGGCGACGACGCGCCGGGCATGGCCTGGGACGGCCCGATGGCGGTCATGGTCAATCGCGGCTCGGCGTCGGCGTCGGAAATCTTCGCTGCCGCCATCCAGGATTACGGCCGCGGCGTCATCATCGGCGAGCCCACCTTCGGCAAGGGCACCGTGCAGAATCTGGTCGACCTCGACCGCTTCGGCAAGGCGCAGACGGGCGAGGACGCCAAGTACGGCGAGCTGAAGATGACGATCGCGGAGTTCATCCGCATCAACGGCGACAGCACGCAGCTGCGCGGCGTCACTCCGGACGTGCAGTTCCCGCAGAACGGCGACGCGAAGGAATTCGGCGAGTCCACCTACGACAACGCGCTGCCGTGGCGTCATATCGACCCGGCCGACTACAAGCCGGTCGCCGATCTGAAGCCCATCTTCGGTCCGCTCAACCAGAAGCACGACGCCCGCGTGGCCACCTCGCCGGCGTGGAAGCTGATGCTGGATGAGATGGCCCAGTACAAGAAGCTGCGCGACAAGACCGACATCTCGCTCAACTTTGCGGCCCGCCAGGCCGAGCGCAAGCAGTACGAGGCGATGCAGGCCGACTTCCGCAACCGCCGGAAAGCCATCTTCGGTGGCGACGGCAGCGCATCGGACGCGTCCGACGACAGCACGGGCGACGACGGCCTCAACGCCAACGAGCGCAGCCTGAAGTCGGAGATCAAGCAGGAAGCCGACGCGAAGAAGGCCAAGGACACGCCGCTGGACGAGGCCGCTCACATCGTCAGCGACGAAGTGGCCATGATCAAGGCGGATCCGAAGGTCGCCGCCGAGGTGCTGCCGTACGGCGGTCGCAAGATCGACGCGCCGCAGACCGCGCAGGTACCGCACAAGGCTGTGGCGCCAGCCGCGGGTACGCCGGCAGGTACGCCCACGCCCTGA
- a CDS encoding mechanosensitive ion channel family protein has protein sequence MNDFLDRVGVDAAMRALILTYSIRIGLAIVLLVIGFWIAARLANLGRRALERARVDVTLALFLRNAIYGVLLALLFIQVLGTIGIPTASFIAAIGAAGLAVGLALTSSLSNLAWGVLLILFRPFRVGDYVTVGGIDGTVQSVNLMHTFLITPDNREAVVPNAKVGGDAIINYNVRGTRRFEFKVGIGYGDDIGKAMKVITDLFEADPRILKDPAPGVWTDALGDSSVNLVIRAWTTVADMQGAQTNLLRRIKERFDEEGITIPYPQSEIRVVGTPPIAPPTANRPL, from the coding sequence ATGAACGATTTTCTCGACCGTGTCGGCGTAGACGCCGCCATGCGTGCGCTTATCCTCACGTACTCCATCCGCATCGGCCTGGCCATCGTGCTGCTGGTGATCGGCTTCTGGATCGCCGCGCGGCTCGCCAACCTGGGCCGGCGCGCGCTGGAGCGGGCGCGGGTCGACGTGACCCTGGCACTGTTCCTGCGCAACGCCATCTACGGCGTGCTGCTGGCGCTGCTGTTCATCCAGGTGCTGGGTACCATCGGCATCCCCACCGCCTCGTTCATCGCCGCCATCGGCGCCGCCGGCTTGGCCGTGGGCCTGGCGCTCACCAGCTCGTTGTCCAACCTGGCCTGGGGCGTGCTGCTGATCCTGTTCCGCCCGTTCCGCGTCGGTGACTACGTCACCGTGGGCGGCATCGACGGCACGGTGCAGAGCGTCAACCTGATGCACACCTTCCTGATCACGCCGGACAACCGCGAGGCCGTGGTGCCCAACGCCAAGGTGGGCGGCGACGCGATCATCAACTACAACGTGCGCGGCACCCGCCGGTTCGAGTTCAAGGTGGGCATCGGCTACGGCGACGACATCGGCAAGGCCATGAAGGTCATCACCGACCTGTTCGAGGCCGATCCGCGCATCCTCAAGGACCCGGCGCCCGGCGTCTGGACCGACGCTCTGGGCGATTCCAGCGTCAACCTGGTCATCCGCGCCTGGACCACCGTGGCCGACATGCAGGGCGCGCAGACCAACCTGCTGCGTCGGATCAAGGAGCGCTTCGACGAGGAAGGCATCACCATTCCCTACCCGCAGAGCGAGATCCGCGTAGTCGGCACGCCTCCCATCGCCCCGCCGACCGCAAACCGCCCCCTGTAG